A single region of the Acidobacteriota bacterium genome encodes:
- a CDS encoding ribonuclease D, whose protein sequence is MPVIADQSSFDRLIGDLRNVPAIAIDTEADSLHSYFDKVCLIQISADGADHVIDPLAPIDISGLGTVLSDPEIRKILHGADYDIRILDRDYGIRVRNVADTMICAQLAGEPAVGLAALVEKYAGVALDKKHQRADWARRPLPPAMLRYATEDTAHLSKIFGILQAKLVELGRWGWAVEEFERLEAISFSPVDEEEERWRRLKGSGKLDRRGLEVLRSLHAWRDGLARERDVPAFKVIGNDSLLSVAEKKPKTTGALVDEAKVPARLARRYARPLLSAVRSAAEVAETDLPEKQKSKAWRRDREVEKRIDALKKLRDSKAKSLGIDAGILAPRHILEAIATAEPSSVDDLARIDNMRRWQIEVLGEELVKKKSEE, encoded by the coding sequence ATGCCGGTGATCGCTGATCAGAGCTCGTTCGATCGTTTGATCGGTGATCTCCGCAACGTCCCCGCGATCGCGATCGACACCGAGGCCGATTCGCTTCACAGCTACTTCGACAAGGTGTGTCTGATCCAGATCTCCGCTGACGGCGCCGATCACGTCATCGATCCTCTCGCGCCAATCGACATCTCCGGTCTGGGAACGGTCCTCTCCGATCCGGAGATCCGCAAAATCCTCCACGGCGCCGACTACGACATCCGGATTCTCGATCGTGACTACGGAATCAGGGTGCGCAACGTCGCCGACACGATGATCTGTGCGCAGCTCGCGGGTGAGCCGGCGGTCGGGCTCGCGGCGCTGGTCGAGAAGTACGCGGGGGTGGCGCTCGACAAGAAGCATCAGCGAGCCGATTGGGCCCGCAGACCGCTTCCGCCCGCGATGCTCCGTTATGCAACCGAGGACACGGCTCACCTGTCGAAGATCTTCGGAATTCTGCAGGCTAAGCTCGTCGAGCTCGGTCGGTGGGGGTGGGCGGTGGAAGAGTTCGAGCGACTCGAGGCGATCAGCTTCTCCCCGGTGGATGAAGAGGAGGAGCGGTGGCGGAGGCTGAAGGGCTCGGGGAAGCTCGACCGGCGCGGACTCGAGGTCCTCCGCTCCCTTCACGCCTGGCGCGATGGCCTCGCCAGGGAGCGCGATGTCCCCGCGTTCAAAGTGATCGGGAATGACTCGCTCCTCTCGGTGGCCGAAAAGAAACCGAAGACGACCGGCGCGCTCGTCGACGAGGCGAAGGTGCCGGCGAGGCTCGCCCGGCGCTATGCCCGGCCGCTGCTCTCGGCGGTGCGGAGCGCGGCGGAGGTCGCCGAGACGGATCTTCCCGAGAAACAGAAGTCGAAGGCCTGGCGCCGGGACCGCGAGGTCGAGAAACGGATCGACGCGCTCAAAAAGCTGCGAGACTCGAAAGCGAAATCCCTCGGAATCGATGCCGGCATCCTCGCTCCCCGCCACATCCTCGAAGCGATCGCGACCGCGGAACCATCCTCGGTGGACGACCTCGCACGGATCGACAATATGCGCCGATGGCAGATCGAAGTCCTGGGAGAAGAACTCGTGAAGAAGAAGAGTGAAGAGTGA
- a CDS encoding BtpA/SgcQ family protein — protein MIRGWSVIEFSEIPLTRDAFTRRFGRSPVIGMIHLLPLPGSPLWRGSIGEVVDRAASDAEAIFEGGADGAVIENFGDVPFSKEVGPETVAAMTAVITAIDALDGRPFGINVLRNDPIASLAIAVATGAAFIRVNVHAGAMVTDQGIIEGNAAGTLRRRSALGAKVHIFADFRVKHAMPLAAGPVDQEVSDLRRRALADAILLTGIGTSAPVDHELVESVRRAVPDAPILVASGVRRETVRSYLEIADGVIVGSSLKRDGRVEEAVDPRLVTELVAAAKEERRVKSEE, from the coding sequence ATGATTCGGGGATGGTCGGTCATCGAATTCTCTGAGATTCCACTCACGCGCGACGCGTTCACGCGACGTTTCGGCCGATCGCCCGTCATCGGAATGATTCATCTGCTGCCGCTCCCCGGCTCGCCTCTCTGGCGGGGATCGATCGGGGAGGTCGTCGACCGCGCCGCGTCGGACGCCGAGGCGATCTTCGAGGGGGGAGCCGACGGCGCCGTCATCGAGAATTTCGGTGACGTCCCATTCTCGAAAGAAGTCGGGCCCGAGACCGTCGCCGCCATGACGGCTGTGATCACCGCAATCGACGCGCTCGACGGACGGCCGTTCGGAATCAACGTTCTGAGAAACGACCCGATCGCCTCGCTCGCAATCGCGGTCGCGACGGGCGCAGCCTTCATCCGCGTCAACGTCCACGCTGGAGCGATGGTCACCGACCAGGGGATCATCGAAGGAAATGCGGCCGGGACGCTGCGCCGGCGATCGGCTCTCGGGGCCAAAGTGCATATATTCGCCGACTTCCGTGTGAAACACGCGATGCCGCTCGCCGCGGGACCCGTCGATCAGGAAGTCTCCGATCTCCGGCGGCGGGCGCTGGCGGACGCCATTCTTCTGACGGGGATCGGGACATCCGCTCCGGTCGACCATGAGCTCGTCGAGTCGGTGAGGAGGGCGGTTCCCGATGCACCGATTCTCGTCGCGAGCGGAGTCCGGCGGGAGACTGTGAGAAGCTATCTGGAGATTGCCGACGGCGTCATCGTGGGTAGCTCGCTCAAGCGAGACGGACGAGTGGAGGAGGCGGTCGATCCTCGACTCGTCACCGAGCTCGTCGCCGCGGCAAAGGAAGAGCGAAGAGTGAAGAGTGAAGAGTGA
- the trxB gene encoding thioredoxin-disulfide reductase — MDQTDHKVVIIGSGPAGCTAALYLSRANIQATVLEGLQPGGQLTITTDVENYPGFPEGILGPKLMDLMRTQAERFGAKFLMEEVESVDFSSRPFKVKSDQKEYEAEAVIIASGASAKQIGLDSEKALQGFGVSYCATCDGFFFKEKEIVVVGGGDSAMEEATFLTKFASKVTVIHRREELRASKIMQDRAFNNDKISFIWNTVVTDVLGSKENGVTALKLENLETGEKSEFPTQGLFVAIGHSPNTAPFRGQLDLDGGGYITVKPGSTVTSVPGVFASGDVADHVYRQAVTAAGTGCMAALDCERWLTHERVTERWGLQRGEEVRA, encoded by the coding sequence ATGGATCAAACCGACCATAAAGTCGTGATCATCGGCTCGGGTCCGGCCGGATGTACCGCCGCTCTCTACCTGAGCCGGGCGAACATTCAGGCGACCGTGCTCGAAGGGTTGCAGCCGGGTGGCCAGCTCACCATCACCACCGACGTCGAGAACTATCCCGGATTCCCCGAGGGGATTCTCGGTCCGAAGCTGATGGATCTGATGCGGACGCAGGCCGAGCGGTTCGGCGCGAAGTTTCTGATGGAAGAGGTCGAGAGCGTCGACTTCTCGTCGCGTCCATTCAAGGTCAAATCGGACCAGAAGGAGTACGAGGCGGAAGCGGTCATCATCGCTTCCGGTGCTTCGGCCAAGCAGATCGGACTCGACTCCGAGAAGGCGCTGCAGGGCTTCGGCGTCTCCTACTGCGCGACCTGCGACGGGTTCTTCTTCAAGGAAAAGGAGATCGTCGTCGTTGGCGGCGGAGACTCGGCGATGGAGGAAGCGACGTTTCTCACGAAGTTCGCCTCGAAGGTCACCGTGATTCATCGGCGCGAGGAGCTGAGAGCGTCGAAGATCATGCAGGACCGCGCGTTCAACAACGACAAGATCTCGTTCATCTGGAACACTGTCGTCACCGACGTCCTCGGATCGAAGGAGAACGGCGTAACCGCGCTGAAGCTCGAGAACCTCGAGACGGGGGAGAAGTCGGAGTTCCCCACCCAGGGTCTCTTCGTCGCGATCGGTCACTCGCCGAATACTGCGCCTTTCAGAGGACAGCTCGATCTCGATGGCGGCGGCTACATCACGGTGAAGCCCGGCTCGACGGTGACCAGCGTCCCGGGCGTTTTCGCCTCCGGCGACGTGGCGGATCACGTCTACAGACAGGCGGTGACCGCTGCGGGGACCGGGTGCATGGCGGCGCTCGACTGTGAGAGATGGCTCACACACGAGCGCGTGACCGAGCGATGGGGGCTCCAAAGAGGGGAAGAGGTTCGCGCGTGA
- a CDS encoding metallopeptidase family protein, whose product MKRKTFESVVEKALAEIPEEFRSHIDNIAIVVEDEPSPADLEGLEDEEGELLGIFRGEPLTTRSWEAPAGPSHIAIFRGPILRCCETEEEAIAEIRDTVVHELGHYFGLDDHEMDY is encoded by the coding sequence ATGAAGCGAAAGACATTCGAGAGCGTGGTCGAGAAGGCGCTCGCCGAGATACCGGAAGAATTTCGGTCTCACATCGACAACATCGCGATCGTCGTCGAGGACGAGCCTTCCCCGGCGGACCTCGAAGGTCTGGAGGACGAAGAGGGAGAGCTTCTCGGGATCTTTCGAGGAGAACCTCTGACGACCCGGAGCTGGGAAGCGCCGGCTGGTCCGTCGCACATTGCAATCTTTCGCGGTCCGATTCTCCGCTGCTGCGAGACCGAGGAGGAAGCGATCGCCGAGATCCGCGACACGGTCGTCCACGAGCTCGGTCACTATTTCGGGCTCGATGATCACGAAATGGACTACTAG